The Candidatus Sulfotelmatobacter sp. genome includes the window TCCGCATCGAAGAAGAGCTGCACAAGCGCATCATCTCTCAGGACAAGTCGATCAGCGCCCTGGCTCGCGCCATTCGCCGTTCGCGCGCCGGACTCAAGAACCCGAACCGCCCCATCGGCTCGTTCCTGTTCCTTGGGCCCACCGGCGTCGGCAAAACCGAAGTCGCCCGCACGCTGGCGCAATTCATGTTCGGCACCGAAAAGGCTCTGGTCCGCTTTGACATGTCTGAATTCATGGAGAAGCATTCGGTCTCGAAGCTCATCGGCTCGCCTCCCGGCTACGTCGGCTACGAAGAAGGCGGGCAGCTCACCGAACGCGTGAAGCGCGCGCCGTACTCCGTCGTCCTGCTCGACGAAATCGAAAAAGCGCACCCGGACGTATTCAACATCCTGTTGCAAGTTTTTGAAGACGGCCAGTTGACCGACGGCCTGGGCAACACCGTCGACTTCAAGAACACGATTCTGATCATGACCTCGAACATCGGCGCGCGGCACTTGCAGAAGCGCGAGGGGCTCGGCTTCCAGTCTTCGAAAGAAGACATGATCTCCGACAAAGTTGAAGAACTGGTGAAGGGCGAAGTCAAGCGCACCTTTAACCCCGAGTTCCTGAACCGTTTGGACGAAATCATTCTGTTCCTGGCCCTGGGCGAGAACGATCTCATCCAGATTCTCGAACTCATGGTCACCCAACTGAACACGAACTTGGCGCAGAAATCCATCACGGTCACGGTTGCGGACGATGCCAAGAAGTGGATCCTCAACCAGACCTTGACAGACCGCAGCTACGGCGCGCGTCCGTTGCGCCGCGCGTTGCAAAAGTACATCGAAGACCCGCTGTCGGAGGCGCTGATTCAAGGCACCATCACGACGCGCCCCGCGTTCATCGAGGTCTTCCTGGAAGACAACAAACTCTTCTACCGCCCCGTCGACTCGGAGAAAACCGAAGGCGTGCTGCTGTACGAAAAGTAGAATCGCATTAAGAAACATAAGCCGTCAGCTCAACTGCTGACGGCTTTTGTTTTGTGGCTCCACTCGCGGCGAACATTTCCCACGGTATAGCATGGACCCATGAATCTCCCCGTCAACCCGCCGATCCTGCCCATGCTCTCCAAGCGCATCGACGACTTGCCCGAGTCCGGCGATTGGATATTCGAACCGAAGTGGGACGGCTTCCGCACCCTGATCTTCCGTGACGGCGACGAGATTCTGATCCAGAGCCGCGATGAAAAATCTCTCAACCGATATTTCCCGGAGTTGATTCCGCCGCTACAGGCGCAACTACCGACGCGCTGCGTGCTCGATGGCGAAATTGTAATTGCCACCAACGACGGCCTCGACTTCGAGGCGTTACAGCTTCGCATTCATCCGGCAGCATCGCGCGTAAAACTTTTGTCGCAAGAGATTCCCGCGTCTGTCGTGTTCTTCGACCTGCTCTGCATTGGCGATCGCGATTTGCGCAGTGTTCCCTTTCAAAGCCGCCGGCAGGAATTGGAAGCGTTGCTCTCATCCGCCAAGCCGCCGCTTCATCTCACGCCGGCAACCCGCGAATCGCGCGTAGCCAGAGACTGGTTCCAGCGTTTCGAAGGCGCCGGGCTCGATGGCGTGATGGCCAAGTCGGTCGCCGGCGCCTACGAACCCGACAAGCGCCTGATGCTGAAGATCAAACACGAGCGTGATTGCGACTGCGTTGTCGCCGGTTTTCGCTGGCACAAGAAGGGCGAGGGCACCCTGGTCGGCTCGCTGCTGTTGGGCCTCTTCGACGATTCCGGAGCGCTGCAACATGTCGGCGTTTGTGCCAGCTTCACGCTCGAGAAGCGGAGGCAACTGGTGGAATTCCTCGCTCCCTATCGCAAGCACGCTCTCGACAATCATCCCTGGAAGCTCTGGGCTGAGGCAGGAGAGGCCGAAGCCGGACATCGCATGCCCGGAGGCCAAAGCCGCTGGAGCCAGGGCAAGGATTTATCCTGGGAACCGCTGCGACCCGAACTCGTCGTTGAAGTCGCCTACGAGCACATGCAGGGAACGCGCTTCCGTCACACCGCCCAGTTTCGCAGATGGCGCCCGGACAAGCCGCCCAGCGCCTGCACCTATGCGCAACTCGAAGTTGTTCCGCCCCAGGAATTGATGGAGATTTTCGCCAGCGGCCGCTGAGTTTCCGTTCGCAGTTGTGAGCTTCTAAGGTAGCGATGTCATCCTGAGCGTAGCCGTTCTTCAGGCGAAGCGAAGGATCTCCCGCTTAACCGGCCTGTCGCGTCAGCCAACGCATCAGCATCAGCCCCGCGACCGAATCCCGCTCACGCCCCTTTTCGCGAACCACGCCTCGCCCGCCATTCCCGCGTCGGATCATCATCTGGATCGGGCGTCTCCTGCGCGGGCCGCAGCGCTTCGGGCACATGGCGCAGGTTCACGCGGATGCGAGTCCACGTTGATGATCGGCCCCGCATGGAGTCAATGAGCACGTCGTCCACCGCGAGAAGTTTGGCCACATCTGAGTGCCTGCTTCTCCACCGCTCCAAACCTGCCACCGCGGCCTCTTTATCAGGAGAATTCGCAACGACAATCAGTGGCATCTTCGTTCGCGGCTTTTTCGCGTTAGCCTTTGGCTGCGAAGACGACGACCGGGAAGATGACGATCGCGAGGATTTGGCCCGCGACGGCGCAACCCGCGGCGCTTCGCCATCCATCTTGCGAAAGTGCGGAGGCCACGGCGCATCCCCCAGCCCCGCAGCCTCATCTTGCGCCGCGAGTTCCAGTAACCTTGCCAGCGAACCAGCCGAGCCATCCATGCCCGCGTGCGGATCGCCCAACTCCGCAAATCGTTTCGGAACGGTGAGCACCGTAAAATCTGCCGGATCGCACTTCGGAACTTCGCTCCAATCCAGCGGCGTAGAAACTCGCGCGTCCGGCAAAGGACGCACAGAATAAGCGGAGCAGGTGGTGCGATCTTTCGCATTCTGGTTGTAGTCAAGGAATACGCCGTGGCGCTCTTCCTTCCACCACTTCGAACTGGCCAGCGCCGGCACCCGTCTCTCAATGGCCCGCGAGACCGCCAGCGCCGCACGGCGAATCTCGCTGAAAGTCCACCGCGGCTGAATCCGCACATTCACGTGCATCCCGCGCGAACCGCTGGTCTTGGGCCAGCCCTGCAGGCCCATCTCCTCGAGCAGAGCGTTCACCTCCATCGCCACGCTGCGAACGTCGGCCCAGCTCACGCCGGGTCCGGGATCGAGATCGATGCGCAATTCGTCGGGATGGTCGAGATCGCCTGAACGCACCGGGTGCGGATGCAACTCGATGCAGCCCAGGTTGACGATCCAAGCCAGACCGGCCGTGTCGTCGATTACCAGTTCTTCCGCCGTTCGGCCCGAAGGAAATGACAAAGTTACGGTTCGCAGCCACTCGGGCCGCTCGGCGGGCGCTCGCTTCTGATAAAACGCCTCACCCTCGGCGCCGTTGACGAAGCGTTTGAGAACGATTGGACGATCTTGAATTCCGCCGAGCGCACCGGGCGCAACCGCCAGATAATAATGAATGAGATCGAGTTTCGAGAGCTTCGTCTGCCGCGAAAAATACAGCTTCTCCGGATGCGTCACCCGGACCTCGCGTCCCTCGATGGTCAGCGTTTCGGCAGCTTCTTCTTTCGCCACCAATCAAGGCTACACTAATGACAGGTGTAACACTCGATCGGCCCGGTCCGGATCCAACCCCTCCGTAGCCCGCCCGACCAAAACTCCGATTGACCCCCGGCCCTCAACTGTGACAAGATGCGCGAATCAAAGTGCGGGTTCCGCGCCAGGACCCGCCACAATTGGGGCGTGCGACCGAGGTGATTCTTATGTGTTCTCGTCTGGTCCACTCGGCCCTAGCTGTAAGCCTGCTAGGCCTGATCGTTCTCTCTCTCAGCC containing:
- the ligD gene encoding non-homologous end-joining DNA ligase; the protein is MAKEEAAETLTIEGREVRVTHPEKLYFSRQTKLSKLDLIHYYLAVAPGALGGIQDRPIVLKRFVNGAEGEAFYQKRAPAERPEWLRTVTLSFPSGRTAEELVIDDTAGLAWIVNLGCIELHPHPVRSGDLDHPDELRIDLDPGPGVSWADVRSVAMEVNALLEEMGLQGWPKTSGSRGMHVNVRIQPRWTFSEIRRAALAVSRAIERRVPALASSKWWKEERHGVFLDYNQNAKDRTTCSAYSVRPLPDARVSTPLDWSEVPKCDPADFTVLTVPKRFAELGDPHAGMDGSAGSLARLLELAAQDEAAGLGDAPWPPHFRKMDGEAPRVAPSRAKSSRSSSSRSSSSQPKANAKKPRTKMPLIVVANSPDKEAAVAGLERWRSRHSDVAKLLAVDDVLIDSMRGRSSTWTRIRVNLRHVPEALRPAQETPDPDDDPTREWRARRGSRKGA
- a CDS encoding ATP-dependent DNA ligase — protein: MNLPVNPPILPMLSKRIDDLPESGDWIFEPKWDGFRTLIFRDGDEILIQSRDEKSLNRYFPELIPPLQAQLPTRCVLDGEIVIATNDGLDFEALQLRIHPAASRVKLLSQEIPASVVFFDLLCIGDRDLRSVPFQSRRQELEALLSSAKPPLHLTPATRESRVARDWFQRFEGAGLDGVMAKSVAGAYEPDKRLMLKIKHERDCDCVVAGFRWHKKGEGTLVGSLLLGLFDDSGALQHVGVCASFTLEKRRQLVEFLAPYRKHALDNHPWKLWAEAGEAEAGHRMPGGQSRWSQGKDLSWEPLRPELVVEVAYEHMQGTRFRHTAQFRRWRPDKPPSACTYAQLEVVPPQELMEIFASGR